The following are encoded in a window of Elusimicrobiota bacterium genomic DNA:
- the gyrB gene encoding DNA gyrase subunit B, with protein MTKAQTEETSSGYGAAQITVLEGMEAVRKRPAMYIGSTSAQGLHHLVYEAVDNSIDEVLGGFAKNIEVIIKEDGSLSVEDDGRGIPVDVKKDEKDPKLKGKSALEIIMTTLHAGGKFEKSAYKVSGGLHGVGITCVNALSKWFKAEVYRDGKVYAQSYKIGKPDGPVMVIGKTEKHGTKVSFLPDDSIFTATKFSFDTLSNRLRELAFLNAGAHIKIVDERDDKQHTFHYEGGINEFIKYLNAHKKSLHPNPIYVSKEKDGVVVEVAIQYNDSYAEQAYSFVNNINTIEGGTHLAGFRSALTRVINDYIKKRDLTKGRDLGINGEDCREGLSMVLSLKVPNPQFEGQTKTKLGNSEIEGLTKSIVGDALGTFFEENPATASKICEKIVTASEAREAARKARELTRRKGALDSASLPGKLADCQERDPEKCELFIVEGDSAGGSAKQGRNRAFQAVLPLRGKIINCEKSRIAKVLANEEIRTLITAIGCGVGSTAGAESDGFNIAKLRYHKIVIMTDADVDGAHIRTLILTFFFRQMRALVDNGHIFIAQPPLYKVSKNKKEFYVDTVEEMEKWLLDQALESTEVVRLKGDKEAGQVEPAKLRALVSDLVEFESLKTKLRRKGLSWEKFVEALKVDKLPLYAVEDDKGTRFFTSEKEWKEFKPEYMKKRREKLLAESQTSGDEASELTEEDILSDVKEFPEIPKLQTVLKKFESVGFDVTLEDKAIHEAKALYRVRMKEGDRDVKTVEELVEAIKEAGKQGASIQRYKGLGEMNPEQLWETTMDPNNRRFLQVKLEDEVEAEKIFSTLMGDKVEPRRLFIETHALDVQNLDI; from the coding sequence GTGACAAAAGCACAAACTGAAGAAACTTCTTCCGGTTACGGCGCGGCACAAATTACCGTTCTCGAAGGCATGGAGGCGGTCCGTAAGCGACCGGCCATGTACATTGGTTCCACAAGCGCGCAGGGACTTCATCATTTGGTTTACGAGGCCGTTGATAACTCAATCGACGAGGTGTTGGGGGGCTTTGCAAAAAACATCGAGGTCATTATTAAAGAAGATGGTTCACTTTCAGTTGAAGATGATGGTCGTGGAATTCCCGTTGACGTTAAAAAAGATGAAAAAGATCCCAAGCTGAAAGGAAAATCCGCTCTTGAAATCATCATGACCACACTCCATGCGGGTGGAAAATTTGAAAAATCCGCCTACAAGGTGTCAGGCGGCTTGCATGGCGTGGGCATCACTTGCGTGAACGCGCTCTCCAAGTGGTTCAAAGCCGAAGTGTACCGGGACGGAAAGGTTTATGCGCAGTCGTATAAAATAGGGAAACCAGACGGTCCTGTGATGGTCATTGGAAAAACTGAAAAACATGGAACCAAGGTTTCATTTTTGCCTGACGACAGTATATTTACGGCCACCAAGTTTTCATTTGACACCTTGTCAAACCGGCTCCGAGAATTGGCTTTTCTCAACGCAGGCGCACATATCAAAATCGTTGACGAACGCGATGATAAACAACACACCTTCCACTATGAAGGCGGAATCAACGAATTCATTAAATATTTGAATGCGCATAAAAAATCTCTGCACCCCAACCCCATCTATGTCTCAAAAGAAAAAGATGGCGTGGTGGTCGAGGTGGCGATCCAATACAACGACTCCTATGCCGAACAGGCTTATTCTTTTGTCAACAACATAAACACGATAGAAGGCGGTACTCACCTCGCTGGTTTTCGATCAGCCTTAACCCGCGTTATCAACGACTACATCAAAAAAAGAGATTTGACCAAAGGTCGCGATTTGGGAATCAATGGAGAAGATTGCCGCGAAGGCCTTTCCATGGTTTTGTCGCTAAAAGTTCCCAACCCGCAATTTGAGGGACAAACCAAAACAAAACTGGGCAATTCAGAAATTGAGGGCCTTACGAAATCAATTGTCGGCGACGCGCTCGGAACGTTTTTTGAGGAAAACCCGGCCACCGCCAGCAAAATCTGTGAAAAGATTGTGACGGCGTCTGAGGCCAGAGAAGCTGCCAGGAAAGCGCGTGAATTAACCCGGCGCAAAGGGGCGCTTGATTCGGCTTCCTTGCCTGGCAAACTGGCCGATTGCCAAGAACGGGACCCCGAGAAATGCGAACTCTTTATTGTGGAAGGGGATTCGGCCGGCGGCTCTGCCAAACAAGGCCGAAATCGGGCCTTTCAAGCGGTTCTTCCGCTCAGAGGGAAAATAATCAATTGTGAAAAATCTCGAATCGCCAAAGTTTTGGCCAATGAAGAAATTCGCACGTTGATAACGGCAATCGGTTGTGGTGTGGGTTCAACGGCGGGAGCCGAGTCGGACGGATTTAATATTGCAAAACTCCGATATCACAAAATCGTAATTATGACAGACGCCGATGTGGACGGGGCTCATATTCGAACATTGATTCTGACTTTCTTTTTCAGGCAAATGCGCGCTCTGGTCGATAATGGCCATATTTTTATTGCGCAGCCTCCTCTTTATAAAGTGTCGAAGAACAAAAAAGAATTTTACGTCGACACCGTCGAAGAAATGGAGAAATGGCTTTTGGATCAAGCTTTGGAATCGACCGAGGTGGTCCGGCTGAAAGGAGACAAAGAGGCCGGTCAAGTGGAACCCGCGAAATTGAGAGCGTTGGTGAGCGACTTGGTGGAATTCGAATCTCTCAAAACAAAACTTCGTCGCAAGGGCTTGAGCTGGGAAAAATTTGTGGAAGCCCTTAAAGTCGACAAACTCCCTCTCTACGCGGTGGAAGATGACAAAGGGACCCGCTTCTTTACCTCAGAAAAGGAATGGAAAGAATTTAAACCGGAGTACATGAAAAAAAGACGAGAGAAATTGTTGGCTGAATCTCAAACCTCGGGCGACGAGGCGAGTGAATTGACCGAGGAGGATATTTTATCTGACGTCAAAGAATTCCCTGAAATTCCAAAACTTCAAACCGTTCTCAAGAAATTTGAATCGGTGGGGTTTGATGTGACGCTGGAAGACAAAGCCATTCATGAAGCCAAGGCCTTGTACCGGGTTCGCATGAAAGAGGGTGACCGCGATGTCAAAACTGTTGAGGAGTTGGTCGAGGCCATCAAGGAAGCGGGAAAACAGGGCGCCTCTATTCAACGGTACAAAGGACTGGGAGAAATGAATCCTGAGCAATTATGGGAGACCACCATGGACCCCAACAATCGACGTTTCCTTCAAGTGAAACTCGAAGATGAAGTCGAGGCTGAGAAAATATTTTCAACCTTGATGGGTGACAAAGTGGAGCCGAGACGGTTGTTTATTGAAACCCACGCGCTCGATGTACAAAATTTAGACATCTAA
- the gyrA gene encoding DNA gyrase subunit A, whose product MAKEEKPKQTDFRTAPTNIEDEMKTSYIDYAMSVIVGRAIPDVRDGLKPVHRRVLYTIDEMGLAYNKPYKKSARVVGDVLGKYHPHGDLSVYDALVRMVQDFSLRYPLIDGQGNFGSVDGDSPAAMRYTEVRPARITDELITDIDKETVDFVPNYDGSLREPSILPARLPNLLINGSSGIAVGMATNIPPHNITEVCDATMAVIENPEIEIKELSKFVKGPDFPTGGIILGKQGIKDYFEKGRGSVRVRAKTEIEDIKGGRQAIIVNELPYQVNKAVLLESIAELVRDKKITEISDLRDESNREGIRMVIEIKRDGNAQIVLNQLYKMTQLETSFGVIMLALAGGKPKVLSLKDTITHYLAHRQEVVIRRTQFELAKAEARAHILEALRIAIDHLDEVIKIIRQSKDTPTAREKLIARFEFSQIQAQAILDMRLHQLTNLEREALENEYKELIKTIARLKGILADPKKVMAIIREELTAIRDKYGDKRRTQIQASFEEFDVEDLIADEEVVVTISHTGYVKRLPADTYRAQGRGGRGLTGMTTKEEDFVEQVFVTSTLAHLLLFTSRGRVYGIRVYEIPDAGRTARGKAMANFIPIESTEKITAAIAIRSFSEGTEGFLTLCTRGGQIKKTPITEFDSIRKSGIIAMGLDEGDILIGAKLVDGKKDILLATSAGMSIRFPESEIRAMGRGAGGVRGIKLETGDQVVGLEVVDPKEEKNLTLLTTCEFGYGKRTELSEYRDQSRGGKGVITIKATDRNGPVVGIRLVTDKDDVMIMTEKGMAIRLHCKDLSVISRNTQGVRLVRLEEGDKVAAIASVVSEVPEG is encoded by the coding sequence ATGGCCAAGGAAGAAAAACCAAAACAAACGGATTTTCGCACTGCTCCAACCAACATTGAAGATGAAATGAAAACCTCTTACATCGATTACGCCATGAGCGTAATTGTGGGGCGCGCCATCCCTGATGTGAGAGATGGTCTAAAACCAGTCCATCGTCGTGTGCTCTACACCATTGATGAAATGGGATTGGCCTACAACAAGCCCTACAAGAAATCAGCTCGCGTCGTTGGAGACGTTTTGGGTAAGTATCACCCCCACGGCGATTTGTCGGTGTATGACGCGTTGGTTCGCATGGTTCAAGATTTTTCTCTTCGGTACCCCCTCATTGACGGTCAAGGCAACTTTGGTTCTGTGGACGGAGATTCTCCGGCGGCGATGCGCTACACCGAAGTGCGTCCTGCTCGGATTACCGATGAGCTCATAACTGACATTGACAAAGAAACAGTTGATTTCGTCCCCAACTATGATGGTTCTTTGCGGGAGCCGTCCATTTTGCCAGCGCGCCTTCCCAATTTGCTGATCAACGGGTCCTCTGGCATTGCGGTGGGTATGGCCACAAATATCCCCCCCCATAACATCACCGAAGTGTGTGACGCGACGATGGCTGTCATCGAAAATCCGGAAATTGAAATTAAAGAACTGTCCAAATTTGTGAAGGGCCCCGATTTCCCGACGGGTGGAATTATTCTTGGTAAACAGGGCATCAAGGATTATTTTGAAAAGGGCCGAGGTTCAGTGCGTGTTCGCGCCAAGACTGAAATCGAAGATATCAAAGGCGGTCGCCAAGCCATTATTGTTAATGAATTACCGTATCAAGTGAACAAAGCAGTTTTGCTCGAAAGCATTGCGGAATTGGTTCGTGATAAAAAGATTACGGAGATATCCGACCTTCGAGATGAATCGAACCGTGAAGGGATACGGATGGTCATTGAAATCAAACGCGATGGGAACGCGCAAATCGTTTTGAATCAGCTCTATAAGATGACCCAGTTGGAAACTTCTTTTGGCGTCATTATGTTGGCCTTGGCTGGTGGAAAACCCAAGGTTTTGTCACTTAAAGACACGATTACTCATTATTTGGCTCACCGCCAAGAGGTGGTCATACGACGGACCCAATTTGAATTGGCCAAGGCCGAGGCGCGGGCCCATATTTTGGAAGCACTTCGAATAGCCATTGATCATTTGGACGAAGTCATAAAAATTATCCGTCAATCAAAAGACACGCCCACGGCTCGTGAAAAATTAATAGCACGTTTTGAATTTTCTCAGATACAAGCCCAAGCCATTTTGGACATGCGTCTACATCAATTGACCAACTTAGAGCGGGAAGCGCTTGAAAATGAATACAAAGAACTGATCAAAACGATTGCTCGACTTAAGGGTATTCTAGCGGACCCGAAAAAGGTGATGGCGATCATTCGAGAAGAATTAACCGCTATTCGGGACAAATACGGGGACAAACGCCGCACCCAAATTCAAGCTTCATTTGAAGAATTCGATGTTGAAGATCTTATCGCTGATGAAGAAGTGGTGGTCACCATTTCTCATACCGGCTATGTGAAACGGTTGCCGGCGGACACGTACCGTGCTCAAGGGCGTGGCGGACGTGGTTTGACTGGAATGACCACCAAGGAAGAAGATTTTGTGGAACAAGTATTTGTGACAAGCACTTTGGCGCACTTGCTCCTTTTCACGAGCCGCGGTCGCGTTTATGGCATTCGTGTCTATGAAATTCCAGACGCCGGACGAACGGCGCGTGGAAAAGCTATGGCCAATTTTATTCCCATCGAATCCACGGAAAAGATTACGGCCGCCATTGCCATTCGTTCATTCTCGGAAGGCACAGAAGGTTTTCTCACGCTTTGCACGCGGGGCGGTCAAATCAAGAAGACACCGATCACAGAATTCGACAGTATCCGCAAGAGCGGCATTATCGCGATGGGTTTGGACGAAGGCGATATTTTGATTGGGGCCAAGTTGGTAGACGGTAAAAAAGACATCCTATTGGCCACGAGCGCGGGTATGTCCATTCGGTTCCCCGAGAGCGAAATTCGGGCGATGGGCCGAGGAGCCGGTGGAGTTCGCGGCATCAAGCTTGAGACAGGCGACCAGGTGGTCGGTCTTGAAGTCGTCGATCCCAAAGAAGAGAAGAACTTAACGCTTCTTACCACTTGTGAGTTTGGTTATGGCAAGCGGACAGAGCTTTCTGAATATCGAGATCAATCCCGGGGTGGCAAAGGAGTCATCACCATCAAAGCGACCGATCGAAATGGGCCTGTGGTGGGGATTCGGTTGGTCACCGATAAAGATGATGTGATGATCATGACTGAAAAAGGGATGGCCATTCGGCTTCATTGTAAAGATCTCTCAGTTATATCCCGCAATACCCAAGGGGTTCGGCTGGTTCGCCTGGAA